In Sulfitobacter faviae, the genomic window ACCGCTTCAACTATGACGATTTCCGCCTCGCCATGGTCGAGGAGGCGGAAAAGTATGGCGTGCGCCTGGAGGCCACGCGCCGGGTGGATCGCGGGGTTGTGCATTACCCAGCCAGGACCAGCGAGGTCTACGCGGCCAAGGACGAGGGTCGCGCGCCCCGCGAGCGCGAACGTGTGGGGCAGGACCTGGCGCGGACGCTGGCGGAGATCGCCAATACCAGAACCGTCTACCATTCGCTTGCCGCGGAAGCCTCCCGCGAGGCCCGCGAGGATATTGCCGCAGCCCTCTTCCGCGCGGGGGAGGTGCTGGCGCGGGGCGGGCAGGTGGATCGAACAGGAGATGTCTATATGGCCGAGGATCAAAGTTTCGAGGATCTGAGAAGCCTCTATGCGGAAAAGCTCGCGCGGGTGCAGGGCATGATCGCCGAAAAGTCCGACGCGGAACGTCCCGTGCTGGAAAAACGCCTCATCGAGATCCAGACGCAGGTCCAGCACATGCAGCCTCTCGGATTGCGTTCGAGCACGTTGTCAGAGGCACCATCGGAGGGCGGGGTCTATTCCGAAGTAAACATCCAAGAGAGCCAGTTGGAGCGCCTCACAGAGCCGCGACTGCGGTCGCGGATCGACGCGGCCCTGCGGGGCACGGGGATCAGCACATCGGAAGTGGTGGCCCGGATCGAGACGGGCGCCTCAAATGAAGCGCTCGAGCATCAATGGATCGCCAATGATCTCTCCAAAGTGGCTGAGGCGCGAGATCTGAACCTCGAGCGCCGCGCCGATCTGGAACAGGCCCGCGACATTCTCAATGACGTGCATGTGGAACTTGGCACGCTGTTGGAGCGCGAGAACGTGCTGCGCCGGGATGGCGTCATGGAAGCGGAACCGGTCAGCGAGCGGTTCCATTATCATCGGGACGCGGTCCGGGCGATGGAAGGGGCAATCCGTCAGGAGATGCGCGCAGACGGCCTGACTGCGCAGCAGATCGAGGACCGGGACAGGGAGGTGGTCTCACGGGCAGAGCGCCGGATCGAGGCGGAGCAGCGCGCGTATCTCGAGGCACACCCGGACTTGCTCGCACGCCCTGGCGATGTGATCGACCGGTCTGAACCCTACAGGGAGACCATCACCGATGCGGCCCGCGCCAGCGAGATCACCCGCGAGGTCGACCGCATCATGGAGGGACGCGACCTCCGCACGCCCGTTGCAGACGCTGTCACGGATGACTTGCGCGCGCGCTATCCGGACATGCCGTCCCACCTTGCCCGTGGCCTCGGCGCGACCTATGCGGCGGTCGTCGAGATAAGCGACACGGAGGTCATCAATCAGGTTCGCCGCGACAACGAGTTGCGCGAGGGGCTTGGGGTTGGCACGCGTGACGAACGTCTAGCCACCCGCGATGAAACGGCGCCGCAGTCTGGCCGTACCGACCGCCTCGCAGACGAGATTGCGCGTGTCCTGGACCATGAGCGGGCAGGGGAGTTGTCCGCGCCCTTCGAGAGCGAGGCGGAGCGGGACGCCTTCCGTGGCGAGATCGCGCGGGTGCTGGATGACCGTCAACTTGAGCGGCTCACATCCGGCGCTGCCGATGCGCTTGAACAGGTTCTCGAGGACCGTCTCGACCGGCTCTATGTCGCCAAGGTCTACCTGCAATCTGATGCAGCGACGGCCAACACGGAGGCCTTGCGCCAGGTGGTCGATGATCTCGCCGACACCGAATACGAAAAACACCGCACCACAGACGTGGATGGCGAGACCGAGCGGGTACAGGTCCATTGAGCGCGCCCATGGGAAAGGCGCGGATCGCGACCGGTGTCTTGTTGGTAACGCTGGTGACCGCCGCCATGGGCTATACCATCGCATCGGCGGTGCTGACCTACCAGGATCTTGGGTTTGGGGCCGAGATCGACTTTGCTTATATCGCGCAGAACTACATGGCGATCCTCGATCGCCGCCCGGAGGCCGCGCAACTTATTCACCTGATCATCGGCAGCTTCGCCGCCGCCGGCCTGATGCTGAGCCTCGCCCTCTCGGGGTCCGCCCTGACACGGTTTGGCCAGACCCATTGGCAGAGTGCGCGCGAGATGAAGGCCAATGGCTTCTTCGGGGCACCCGGGACCGGGTTCATCCTGGGCAAGCTGGGGACGCCCGGCTCCCGCGCCAATTACATTTGCTCGAAAGTCTTCCCGCACGCGCTGATCGTGGCCCCCACCGGGCGCGGCAAGACCACGGGCTTCGTCATTCCAAACTTGCTGACCTGGCAAGGCTCCGCCGTGACGCTCGATGTGAAGGGCGAATGCTTCGAGGCGACGGCCCGGCACCGCGCAGCCCAAGGCGACAAGGTCTATCGCTTTGCCCCCACCGATTGGGAGGGCAGGCGCACGCATCGCTACAACCCGCTCCTGCGCATCTATCAACTGAAAGATCCCGCGCGCCAGCAGATGGAACTGCAGCTCCTGGCGACGCTGTTCCTGCAAAGCGACAATGACCGGGTGCAAGGCCTCCTCAAGGGCGGGATCGATCTCTTCGTGGCGGCAGGGCTCTTGGCCTTCCAGCGCAAGCGTCCGACCTTGGGCGAGATCTACCGCATCGCCGCCTCGGGCGGAAACAAGCAGAAGGAGTATTTCGCGCGGGGCCATGAGGTGGACAACAGGGCCGCCAAACTGATCTTCACGCGGCTGGCCTCGACCAACAACGATACGCTGACCTCTTATGTTTCGCTCCTGATGACCTCGGGGCTCGATCAATGGCAGAACCCGGCCATCGACGAGGCGACGGCGGTGTCGGATTTTGATTTCCGGACGATCCGCAAGAAACCCTTTTCGGTCTACCTCGTGGTCCAGCCGCTGATGGTCAAACCCCTCGCACCCCTGATCCGGCTGTTCTTTTCCGATCTCCTCTCCGCCATGCAGGAGAAAGACCCCGGGCCGGATGAGCCGTGGCCCGTAATGATCATGCTCGACGAGTTCAATCGCCTCGGCAAGATGCCCATCGTGGTCGAAAGCATCGAGACCCTGCGGACCTATCGTGGACATCTGGCCGTGGTCACGCAAACCATCCCCGCCCTCGATGAAATCTATGGCGAAAACGCCCGCCGCGCCCTGCAGGGCAACGCCGGCGTGAAGCTGTACCTGACGCCCTCGGATGAGAAGACAGTCGAGGAGCTGAGCAAGGCGGTCGGCAAGACCACGAAGACCGTGGTCACGCGCTCCCAATCCATCGGCAAGAACCCCTTTGAGGGCCGTAGCCAATCCACACGGACCGAAGAAAGCTCTTTGTTGCCCGAAGATGAAGCGCGCCGCCTGCCGCTCGATGAAATCGTCATGGTCATCGACGCGCAAATGCCGGTCCGAGCGAAGCGGATTCAGTATTTTGACGACCGGCTGTTCAAGGCGATCCACGCGGCGCAGACGGGTGAATTGCCGTTTCCGGAACCGGGGGGAGGGGGGCCGCGGGGGAACCTGCCGCTGAGTGTGCGCGCCATGCCGATGACGCCGCCAGCGAGTGGAGCAGGTGGGTCTGACGCCGTTGTGGAGACCGCACGCCAAGATGCTGGCAGCGAAACGTCAGGGCAAATCGACGTCGCCCCAAAGAAGACCGCGCCCGTCGTCCAAGCCGTTATCGCCGAGGAACAACGACAGATGGAGTTGGATTTTGCGGTGCTGGTGCCTTCTGATGATCTGGCAAAGGAGGTGGGTGACGAGCAGGTGAGGACCGCTGTGGATGGCCTGGGCGCGCTAGAGTCGGCTATGAAAGATGGGCCTTAAGACGTCTAGTGATTTTTTGGAGGGTTGTTTTCTTGAAAAATGGGAATGAGGAATGAAATTTTGGTGCAATGAGAACAGTATGGCAACATTTGCAGTCGCCCGAAATCGTGGTAAGCGGGAAAAGCCATCAGAAAACGGGGTTACTGTGGCTCATTGTCTTTTTTGTTTGAGCGCTAACCGGCGGATGACGGAGTAAAGCTTACACCATGTATTACCTTGATGGCCTCGCCAGCTGGCCAATGCGTCCGGAAGCCAAAGACGTTCTCATTGAGGCGCTGGCTCAACCCGGAAACGCGAACTCCAATCACGTTGCAGGCTGGCAGGCTAACCGCCTCTACGAAAAAGGAAGGAGGGCCGTTGCGACCCTTATCGGTGCTGCGCCAAACGAGATCTTCATTACCTCGGGCGCTACTGAGGCAAACGCGCTCGCGATCATAGGGACTTCGCGCGCCGTTGCAGAACAGTTTCCGCACAGAAACAAAATCATTCTGTCCGCGCTGGAACACGACGCGGTTCGACGTCCTGCGGAAGCACTGCGCGAGTTGGGCTTCGAGGTCCTGATGTGTCCTGTCGGCATAAATGGTTCGATTTGCCTGGAAAGTCTCGAGGCTCTTTTGGGCGAGACCACACTGCTCGTCAGCACAATGCTCGCAAGCAATTTAACGGGTGTAATCCAACCAATTGAAAAGATAAGTGAAATGGCGCATGCCGTCGGCGCGCTCATGCATGTCGATGCTGCTCAGGCCGCGGGTAAGCATCCGATCGACGTATTCGATCTCGGTGCCGATTACCTCAGCCTGTCGGCTCATAAATTTGGGGGACCACAGGGTGTCGGTGCGCTTTTTGTGGCCGCCAACGTCCCAAAGCCATCCGAGCTGACATCCGCAAGACCGTTGGAAGAGCATCTGAGCGGAACGCAACCTGCCGCGTTAGTTGCGGCGATGGGCCGTGCAGCCGAGATATCGGCTCAGAATATGGCGCGAGAGTCTGTCCACAGTAGGGGTCTGATATCCCTGTTCGAGGAGCAACTCTCTGGCGACGGCTTGCGTGTGGAACGACTTTTCCCATCAAGTCCGGCGGTTCCCGGAGCTGCCGCATTCATAGTCGACACGCCGGCGAGCTCAGATCTGATCGACAGTCTGAACACTAAAGTATGTCTTTCGAACGCGTCTGCCTGCCATTCCGGTTCA contains:
- a CDS encoding relaxase/mobilization nuclease domain-containing protein, with the translated sequence MRLNDAVHTVTGEVFRGGWSRIRGSMQGLHVAKQTQLVRAAAGHRPAVFKAIRGGGTHNKSQLMNQLEYLTTKSTHIVDSSGFLDGKARLEAKDIKDLTERFAKRWDAGFKPKLGQTTHMLMSFPIGTRGEDVRDIATDVAERFFQSDAGHFDYIIAVHEDRDHPHAHLVLNRRSQEGEFFYLGRNHRFNYDDFRLAMVEEAEKYGVRLEATRRVDRGVVHYPARTSEVYAAKDEGRAPRERERVGQDLARTLAEIANTRTVYHSLAAEASREAREDIAAALFRAGEVLARGGQVDRTGDVYMAEDQSFEDLRSLYAEKLARVQGMIAEKSDAERPVLEKRLIEIQTQVQHMQPLGLRSSTLSEAPSEGGVYSEVNIQESQLERLTEPRLRSRIDAALRGTGISTSEVVARIETGASNEALEHQWIANDLSKVAEARDLNLERRADLEQARDILNDVHVELGTLLERENVLRRDGVMEAEPVSERFHYHRDAVRAMEGAIRQEMRADGLTAQQIEDRDREVVSRAERRIEAEQRAYLEAHPDLLARPGDVIDRSEPYRETITDAARASEITREVDRIMEGRDLRTPVADAVTDDLRARYPDMPSHLARGLGATYAAVVEISDTEVINQVRRDNELREGLGVGTRDERLATRDETAPQSGRTDRLADEIARVLDHERAGELSAPFESEAERDAFRGEIARVLDDRQLERLTSGAADALEQVLEDRLDRLYVAKVYLQSDAATANTEALRQVVDDLADTEYEKHRTTDVDGETERVQVH
- a CDS encoding type IV secretory system conjugative DNA transfer family protein → MGKARIATGVLLVTLVTAAMGYTIASAVLTYQDLGFGAEIDFAYIAQNYMAILDRRPEAAQLIHLIIGSFAAAGLMLSLALSGSALTRFGQTHWQSAREMKANGFFGAPGTGFILGKLGTPGSRANYICSKVFPHALIVAPTGRGKTTGFVIPNLLTWQGSAVTLDVKGECFEATARHRAAQGDKVYRFAPTDWEGRRTHRYNPLLRIYQLKDPARQQMELQLLATLFLQSDNDRVQGLLKGGIDLFVAAGLLAFQRKRPTLGEIYRIAASGGNKQKEYFARGHEVDNRAAKLIFTRLASTNNDTLTSYVSLLMTSGLDQWQNPAIDEATAVSDFDFRTIRKKPFSVYLVVQPLMVKPLAPLIRLFFSDLLSAMQEKDPGPDEPWPVMIMLDEFNRLGKMPIVVESIETLRTYRGHLAVVTQTIPALDEIYGENARRALQGNAGVKLYLTPSDEKTVEELSKAVGKTTKTVVTRSQSIGKNPFEGRSQSTRTEESSLLPEDEARRLPLDEIVMVIDAQMPVRAKRIQYFDDRLFKAIHAAQTGELPFPEPGGGGPRGNLPLSVRAMPMTPPASGAGGSDAVVETARQDAGSETSGQIDVAPKKTAPVVQAVIAEEQRQMELDFAVLVPSDDLAKEVGDEQVRTAVDGLGALESAMKDGP
- a CDS encoding cysteine desulfurase family protein is translated as MYYLDGLASWPMRPEAKDVLIEALAQPGNANSNHVAGWQANRLYEKGRRAVATLIGAAPNEIFITSGATEANALAIIGTSRAVAEQFPHRNKIILSALEHDAVRRPAEALRELGFEVLMCPVGINGSICLESLEALLGETTLLVSTMLASNLTGVIQPIEKISEMAHAVGALMHVDAAQAAGKHPIDVFDLGADYLSLSAHKFGGPQGVGALFVAANVPKPSELTSARPLEEHLSGTQPAALVAAMGRAAEISAQNMARESVHSRGLISLFEEQLSGDGLRVERLFPSSPAVPGAAAFIVDTPASSDLIDSLNTKVCLSNASACHSGSLQPSPVLSALHLTHDEQKRFLRIGVGWWLSEDDIGSATAIMVGAMEKVLLATGELHQ